A window of the Cannabis sativa cultivar Pink pepper isolate KNU-18-1 chromosome X, ASM2916894v1, whole genome shotgun sequence genome harbors these coding sequences:
- the LOC133032096 gene encoding uncharacterized protein LOC133032096: MPCNHAIAVMKDLNINTYNYCAQYYTSKAWLQTYEETVYPVGNVREWELPDFFEEIIVLPPKERIKSGRPRKRRMATAWETKKQNKCGKCGQKGHNKKTCRRITA, from the coding sequence ATGCCATGTAACCATGCGATCGCCGTCATGAAGGACTTgaacataaacacatacaactaCTGTGCACAATACTACACATCAAAAGCATGGCTGCAAACATATGAAGAAACAGTATACCCAGTTGGAAACGTAAGAGAATGGGAACTTCCagatttttttgaagaaatcaTAGTGTTGCCTCCAAAGGAGAGAATCAAGTCTGGAAGGCCGAGGAAAAGAAGAATGGCAACAGCTTGGgaaacaaagaaacaaaacaagTGTGGCAAGTGTGGACAAAAGGGACATAACAAAAAGACCTGCAGAAGAATTACAGCATAG
- the LOC115695094 gene encoding uncharacterized protein LOC115695094 encodes MVWNNMIMESYENNAAQEDLQQPGNNTATTSKQQLSAQTMGSGEVDAFFLETVTVSSESTIQQPDNNREKTTAVDEDFDFTDYAKLVAAEMVQQLENNQEEEEEVDNTEMMIINDKRHETIEKGQIYKDKETLISTLCYFAIKKTFQYKVVKSCTKEYNIVCLDTNCKWSLKATKNGNTETFIIRSYEEEHTCAVTIRFGDQRQATSKLIADFVKPKFLNLKTKCSPADIKTEMKDKYGIKMNYMKAWRSKERAQIQLHGNAKESYNLLPRYLYMLQKTNPGTLIDIEKDDDDSFKYAFVALNAAIKGWPNCKPIIVVDGTFLKAAYGGTLLTANTQDAESKIFPLAYCIVDSENDKSWEWFLKKIREAFGVRECQCLISDRHESIIKATRKVFPEITHGYCIFHLLSNLKTKFKKNAKHFRVPFFAAAKAYTEMEFEFHMRELDNLDKRIRPVLEKIGHEKWSRYSTMTSNIAEAFELSKFSSKGNTSDNINGVLEGTNARVDIQ; translated from the exons ATGGTGTGGAACAATATGATCATGGAATCGTATGAGAACAACGCAGCACAGGAAGACTTGCAGCAACCTGGAAACAACACGGCAACAACTTCCAAGCAACAACTATCTGCGCAGACGATGGGATCTGGTGAAGTTGATGCATTTTTCCTAGAAACAGTAACAGTGTCATCAGAATCAACCATACAACAACCAGACaacaacagagaaaaaactacaGCAGTAGATGAAGATTTTGACTTCACCGACTATGCAAAGCTTGTGGCTGCAGAAATGGTACAGCAACTAGAAAACAaccaggaagaagaagaggaagtggacAACACAGAAATGATGATCATCAATGACAAACGACATGAAACAATAGAGAAGGGGCAAATTTACAAGGACAAAGAAACATTGATAAGTACACTATGCTACTTTGCAATCAAGAAGACATTTCAATACAAAGTAGTGAAATCTTGCACAAAAGAATACAACATAGTGTGTTTGGACACAAACTGCAAATGGAGTTTAAAGGCTACAAAAAATGGAAACACAGAAACATTCATAATAAGGAGCTACGAAGAAGAACACACATGTGCAGTTACAATAAGATTTGGAGATCAACGACAAGCTACATCAAAGTTGATAGCAGACTTTGTAAAACCAAAATTCTTGAACCTGAAAACAAAGTGCAGCCCTGCAGACATAAAGACAGAAATGAAAGACAAATACGGAATAAAGATGAATTACATGAAAGCATGGCGTAGTAAAGAGCGAGCACAAATCCAGCTACATGGAAATGCTAAAGAGTCGTACAATCTCTTGCCTAGATACCTGTACATGCTACAGAAAACAAAtccag GAACATTAATAGACATAGAGAAAGATGATGATGACAGTTTCAAATATGCATTTGTTGCATTGAATGCTGCTATAAAAGGTTGGCCAAACTGCAAACCAATCATCGTGGTAGACGGTACATTCCTAAAGGCCGCGTATGGAGGCACGTTGCTCACTGCCAACACACAAGATGCAGAATCTAAAATTTTTCCACTAGCATACTGCATAGTTGATTCTGAGAACGATAAATCGTGGGAGtggttcttaaaaaaaataagagaagcaTTCGGGGTTCGAGAATGTCAATGCCTAATATCAGACAGACATGAAAGCATCATCAAAGCAACTAGGAAAGTGTTCCCTGAAATAACACATGGCTACTGCATCTTCCACCTCTTGTCGAAcctcaaaacaaaattcaagaaaaatgcAAAGCATTTCAGAGTGCCATTCTTTGCAGCTGCAAAAGCTTACACAGAAATGGAGTTTGAATTCCATATGAGGGAGCTAGACAACTTGGATAAGCGCATAAGACCGGTACTGGAGAAAATTGGCCATGAAAAATGGTCAAG GTACTCTACCATGACATCAAACATAGCTGAGGCTTTCGAACTCAGCAAATTTAGCAGCAAGGGAAACACCAGTGACAACATTAATGGAGTGCTTGAGGGCACAAATGCAAGAGTGGACATACAATAA
- the LOC115702676 gene encoding heavy metal-associated isoprenylated plant protein 27, translating to MGFLDYVSDFYDWCCGSYYNHRKKLKKRKELQKVEIKVKMDCEGCERRVKKSVQGMKGVTEVEVDPKQSKLTVIGYVDPDKVLTRVRHRTGKKAELWPYVPYDVVPHPYAPGAYDKKAPPGYVRNVLVEPEMAPLARANSFEVKYTTAFSDENPNACVVM from the exons ATGGGATTTCTTGATTATGTATCAGATTTCTATGACTGGTGTTGTGGTAGTTATTATAATCACAGGAAAAAGCTCAAAAAACGCAAAGAACTACAG AAAGTTGAGATAAAAGTGAAAATGGATTGCGAAGGGTGCGAGAGAAGAGTGAAGAAATCGGTTCAAGGCATGAAAGGAGTGACGGAAGTTGAGGTGGACCCCAAACAGAGCAAGCTGACAGTGATTGGTTACGTGGACCCTGATAAAGTGTTGACACGTGTCAGACATCGAACGGGTAAGAAGGCTGAGTTATGGCCGTACGTTCCTTACGACGTCGTTCCGCATCCGTACGCACCGGGTGCTTACGATAAGAAGGCTCCGCCTGGTTATGTACGGAACGTGTTGGTTGAACCGGAAATGGCTCCTCTCGCACGTGCCAACTCTTTTGAGGTTAAATATACAACTGCCTTTAGCGATGAAAATCCCAATGCTTGTGTTGTAATGTAA